A stretch of the Planktothricoides raciborskii GIHE-MW2 genome encodes the following:
- a CDS encoding type II toxin-antitoxin system PemK/MazF family toxin: MGSPNRGEVWLADLGYTAKVRPCLVVSIPALMQDRALTTLIPHTTSPRGSRFEVEMKTRFLKPGVFDVQNLITIPHAKLLKKLGELDPEQLSQIETILRLWLGLESTDTEPKT, encoded by the coding sequence ATGGGTAGTCCTAACCGGGGAGAAGTCTGGCTTGCGGATTTAGGTTACACCGCCAAGGTTAGGCCCTGTCTTGTGGTGAGTATTCCTGCCCTCATGCAGGATAGAGCATTAACAACATTGATTCCGCACACCACCAGTCCTAGAGGTTCACGTTTTGAAGTTGAGATGAAAACCCGGTTTCTCAAGCCCGGAGTTTTCGACGTACAAAACCTGATTACCATTCCTCATGCAAAACTTCTGAAAAAATTAGGTGAATTAGATCCAGAGCAGTTGTCACAAATTGAAACAATTTTACGCTTATGGTTAGGCTTAGAAAGCACGGATACTGAACCCAAAACATAG
- a CDS encoding type II toxin-antitoxin system VapB family antitoxin, with amino-acid sequence MKKSIELNEELVKEGLRLTNIQTEQELINFALSELVKNRKKRNLLDLSGQIQFSTDYDYKALRLNRNVFD; translated from the coding sequence ATGAAAAAGTCCATCGAACTCAATGAAGAATTGGTGAAAGAAGGATTGCGCTTAACCAATATTCAGACAGAACAAGAATTAATTAACTTTGCTTTATCCGAATTAGTCAAAAACCGCAAAAAACGAAATTTACTCGATTTGAGCGGACAGATTCAATTCTCAACAGATTACGACTATAAAGCCTTACGGTTAAACCGAAATGTTTTTGATTGA
- a CDS encoding PIN domain-containing protein, translated as MFLIDTSVWIAVFRDKTGTVRQSLSEIIKDQPILLSRSTQMELLQGCRDEREWRLLETYLQDQDYIESTPHTWVAAARIYYDLQRQGLTVRSSIDCCIAQLAIAH; from the coding sequence ATGTTTTTGATTGATACATCAGTTTGGATTGCTGTTTTCCGAGACAAGACGGGTACGGTTCGTCAATCTTTATCAGAAATTATTAAGGATCAACCCATTTTGTTGAGCCGATCTACTCAAATGGAACTGTTGCAAGGTTGCCGAGATGAACGTGAGTGGAGGTTATTAGAAACCTATCTGCAAGACCAAGACTATATCGAATCCACTCCTCATACTTGGGTCGCGGCTGCCCGAATTTATTACGATTTACAACGACAGGGATTAACGGTTAGAAGTAGTATTGATTGTTGTATTGCTCAACTGGCGATCGCACATTAG
- a CDS encoding helix-turn-helix domain-containing protein, with protein MAKQFSGLNQLVASNLKRLRKKLGISQEDFAEKCGLHRTYIGAIERSERNITLQTLDKIAESLGVSPQDLLKDNSDV; from the coding sequence ATGGCCAAGCAATTTTCTGGACTTAATCAACTTGTTGCATCAAATTTAAAAAGGCTAAGAAAAAAATTGGGAATCTCCCAAGAAGATTTCGCGGAAAAATGTGGTTTGCATCGAACTTATATTGGTGCGATCGAAAGAAGTGAACGCAATATTACTTTACAGACTCTGGATAAAATTGCCGAAAGTTTAGGTGTTTCCCCACAGGATTTACTCAAAGATAACTCAGATGTTTAA
- a CDS encoding BglI family type II restriction endonuclease, giving the protein MFNKFRNSQYSIYKRARKYFIQNYNQLIDIEKFVSIKFYEIVNNNLQQIVSDFNEASNLYPFWQNYPPDDRGRSPIGDQYPWIEVGEHTIGYKLPRLLEPYFRIRDIGLPSGSDLRLVLTHSEINKLTNSFTDTCWLFLDIKSVGPRDDQNHAVMSPNQISGSGRWDSADSGVVNDVIVAKGKRKSQAFYCSIPPIYILSDGTMIPVIILIVKPVYRMLSLEENSKDGGQPLGRISLATVPNGLLLQENPNYLQQYPNLFFPGKDDRSTNYLKKRCRISFDVLKSIDNWRFKEIVLP; this is encoded by the coding sequence ATGTTTAATAAATTTAGAAATTCACAATACTCTATTTACAAGAGAGCCAGAAAATACTTTATACAAAACTATAATCAACTGATCGATATTGAGAAGTTTGTATCGATAAAATTTTATGAAATAGTTAACAATAATCTTCAACAGATAGTCAGTGATTTCAATGAGGCCAGCAATCTTTATCCGTTTTGGCAAAACTATCCACCGGACGACAGAGGTAGATCCCCCATAGGCGATCAGTATCCCTGGATAGAAGTTGGTGAACACACTATTGGATACAAATTACCAAGACTTTTAGAACCTTATTTTCGTATTCGAGATATTGGTTTACCTAGTGGTTCTGATCTGAGGCTAGTTCTTACGCATTCAGAAATTAATAAACTTACAAATAGTTTTACAGATACTTGTTGGTTATTTCTGGATATTAAGTCGGTTGGACCTAGAGACGATCAAAACCATGCTGTAATGTCACCAAATCAGATTTCCGGCAGTGGTAGATGGGATTCTGCGGATAGTGGTGTTGTTAATGATGTGATAGTTGCAAAGGGTAAACGAAAAAGTCAAGCTTTTTATTGTAGCATTCCTCCAATTTATATTCTCAGCGATGGAACGATGATCCCAGTTATCATACTGATCGTCAAACCTGTATACAGAATGTTATCCCTTGAAGAAAATTCAAAAGATGGAGGACAACCACTGGGGAGAATTAGCTTGGCAACAGTTCCCAATGGACTCCTCTTGCAAGAAAATCCCAACTATTTACAGCAATATCCTAATTTGTTCTTCCCAGGGAAAGATGATCGAAGCACAAATTATCTAAAAAAGCGTTGTAGAATTAGTTTTGACGTTTTAAAATCTATAGACAATTGGAGATTTAAAGAAATTGTTTTACCCTAA
- a CDS encoding site-specific DNA-methyltransferase, which produces MLEIEPDSVALSLWSPPYFVGKKYEKNETFESWQIMLKKVIYNHHLILKPGGFMVINIADILCFKDENMPKIQALNISRQKCQVTRDMVIEAINKYPNYNRYQLANLLGCSEQTIDRRLNGNNIRGGKHQTQTRVKLVGHYLEKYAQDVGIYLYDKRVWLKDPAWANSQWTNNTLKAVSEYEDIYIYWKPGEYVIDRRKLSEQEWKDWGSRGVWHINSVRNNDDHEAKFPEELATRIIRLFSSEGDLVIDPFMGSGTTAVAAIKTNRLYIGIEKESAYVKLAEDRIKTLKPVQLQLNLA; this is translated from the coding sequence ATGCTTGAAATTGAGCCTGATAGTGTCGCTCTTAGTTTATGGTCTCCTCCATACTTTGTGGGCAAAAAATATGAAAAAAATGAAACATTTGAATCTTGGCAAATTATGCTAAAAAAAGTCATATATAACCATCATTTAATTTTAAAACCAGGAGGTTTTATGGTGATAAATATTGCAGATATTTTATGTTTTAAAGATGAAAATATGCCTAAAATACAAGCCCTAAATATTTCTAGACAAAAATGCCAAGTAACAAGAGATATGGTAATAGAAGCTATCAACAAATATCCTAATTATAATCGTTATCAGTTAGCAAACTTGCTAGGCTGTAGTGAACAAACCATTGACAGAAGATTAAACGGAAACAATATTCGCGGTGGCAAACACCAGACTCAGACGAGAGTGAAGCTAGTAGGTCATTACCTGGAAAAGTATGCTCAAGATGTAGGAATTTATTTGTATGACAAACGAGTTTGGTTAAAAGATCCCGCATGGGCAAATAGTCAGTGGACAAACAACACACTAAAGGCAGTCAGTGAGTATGAAGATATATATATATATTGGAAACCAGGTGAGTATGTGATTGATAGAAGAAAGCTTTCTGAACAAGAGTGGAAAGATTGGGGGTCAAGGGGAGTTTGGCACATCAATAGTGTTAGAAACAATGACGATCATGAAGCAAAATTTCCAGAGGAATTAGCCACACGCATAATTCGCTTGTTCAGTTCAGAAGGTGATTTGGTAATCGATCCATTTATGGGGAGTGGCACCACTGCTGTAGCTGCCATTAAAACGAATCGTTTATACATAGGCATAGAAAAAGAATCTGCGTATGTTAAGTTAGCGGAAGATCGCATAAAAACGCTAAAACCTGTGCAGCTACAGCTAAATCTTGCTTAG
- a CDS encoding DNA phosphorothioation-associated putative methyltransferase, producing MTVFLLMGSTVHLFLLVNLSQSSITPIHCPMVAPNSSPLPRPLGLAVAGGLLPPETPILDYATAELRHPADIVYFGYLLNSLNSAAKRQKALVNAWQLTQDILIVAAEVMLKERGEKYLAYGGEKPRELNPNYHYYQPVELKHYIEQTLGVEATPLSLGVYAVFRNSDRREIFSQSVWRSPLTPPKIKPGISGFKDHAEILQPLIDFYLNRGRLPLSQELPTEPALINQFGSITDAFAAILAATDASDWQKITSQRSQDLLIYLASDFLIKEKADEKADNLPIKLVAKLTNYPRLIANDIITFFLDFDKAIAEINQLIHDLKEPRSLINACQTSGLGKIGKKLPTALYIHTTALHQLNPILRLYEAQVRRQIGQIDGATLIKFNLDEPKISYLFYPDFDTDPHPPLKASLQVNLPDFALTYLDYQAIENPPILHRKETFVTPEYPLYRVFAQLTKQEERLGLLSSPKIGTQKGWQRCLQTYGVKISGHQVIHCPEIKDTLPSIIPKIERHRAAIVRRDFSRPMRLALDAGIFTPKTTFFDYGCGYGGDIERIQAQGYFSQGWDPYYRPDNAFISADVVNLGYVINVIEDPAERREALINAWQLTQKVLIVSSLVLIDDRERGQVVYGDGVITRRNTFQKYYEQEELKFYIEQVLNAEAIPAALGIYFVFRDPEMAQRIRAYRFRSRTTTPRISAYLRKFADYQEMLQPLMAFVSDRGRLPVKGELPEEAEILGVFGTLRRAFQIIIQATNSAEWDAIAEKRRKDLLTYLAVSNFGKTQKFNQFNPEIQDDIKYFFVSYANAKAIAEHIIYSLNDINLVRQCCQNSQLGYISGNGFYVHISAIEQLEPLLRIYEGLVSRVIGRMDEATVVKFHLHSSKISYLFYPDFDENPHPILHRRMKINLKNLEVTHYDYEHLPNPLILTRKDRLVSADYPLYEKFRSLTQQEENRGLLENSDLMYKRQHWQNILEKNCAEIRKHRVYWRQDADPYQVKLLKSQQKARQRKNQSMKSIENKID from the coding sequence ATGACAGTTTTTCTTCTCATGGGGTCTACGGTGCATTTATTTCTGCTCGTAAACTTATCACAGTCATCTATCACACCCATTCATTGCCCTATGGTTGCCCCAAATTCCTCACCCCTACCTCGTCCTCTGGGTTTAGCGGTTGCCGGGGGACTGTTGCCCCCAGAAACCCCAATTCTCGATTATGCTACTGCCGAATTACGTCATCCAGCAGATATCGTCTATTTTGGTTATCTGCTGAATTCCTTAAATTCTGCCGCAAAACGCCAAAAAGCTTTGGTCAATGCGTGGCAATTAACCCAGGATATTTTAATTGTTGCCGCTGAAGTCATGTTAAAAGAACGCGGGGAAAAATATCTGGCTTACGGTGGGGAAAAACCCCGCGAACTTAACCCAAATTATCATTACTATCAGCCCGTAGAACTGAAACATTATATTGAACAAACCCTAGGGGTTGAAGCCACTCCTTTATCCCTAGGAGTTTATGCGGTATTTAGAAATAGCGATCGCCGAGAAATATTCTCCCAGTCTGTTTGGCGATCGCCTCTCACTCCTCCCAAAATAAAACCGGGAATTTCCGGCTTTAAAGACCATGCAGAAATACTCCAACCCTTAATTGATTTTTACTTAAACCGGGGACGATTACCCCTCAGCCAAGAATTGCCCACAGAACCAGCCTTAATTAATCAATTTGGCAGTATAACCGATGCTTTTGCCGCTATTTTAGCCGCCACCGATGCCTCGGACTGGCAAAAAATTACCAGCCAACGCAGCCAAGACTTATTAATTTATCTGGCCAGCGACTTTCTCATCAAAGAAAAAGCCGATGAAAAAGCCGATAATCTGCCGATTAAACTGGTGGCAAAACTCACCAATTACCCCAGATTAATCGCTAATGATATTATTACATTTTTTCTCGACTTTGACAAGGCCATAGCGGAAATTAATCAACTGATTCACGATTTAAAAGAACCGCGATCGCTTATCAATGCTTGCCAAACCAGTGGATTAGGCAAAATAGGCAAAAAATTACCCACTGCCTTATATATTCATACTACCGCCCTGCATCAACTTAACCCGATTTTGCGACTTTATGAAGCCCAAGTGCGGCGGCAAATTGGCCAAATTGATGGGGCAACTTTAATCAAATTTAACTTAGATGAACCGAAAATATCTTACTTATTTTATCCCGACTTTGACACCGACCCGCATCCGCCCTTAAAAGCAAGCTTGCAAGTAAATTTACCGGATTTTGCTCTAACTTATTTAGATTATCAAGCCATTGAAAACCCGCCCATTTTGCATCGAAAAGAAACCTTTGTCACTCCAGAATATCCTCTTTATCGAGTATTTGCCCAACTCACCAAACAAGAAGAAAGATTAGGATTACTTAGTAGTCCCAAAATTGGCACCCAAAAAGGTTGGCAGCGGTGTTTACAAACTTATGGGGTGAAAATATCCGGTCATCAGGTAATACATTGCCCGGAAATAAAAGATACTTTACCCAGTATTATTCCCAAAATTGAACGGCATCGAGCGGCTATTGTGCGCCGTGACTTTTCTCGACCGATGCGATTAGCATTAGACGCGGGAATATTCACCCCAAAAACCACATTTTTTGATTATGGTTGTGGTTATGGTGGGGATATTGAACGCATCCAAGCGCAAGGCTATTTTAGTCAGGGTTGGGATCCGTATTATCGCCCCGATAATGCTTTTATTTCAGCGGATGTAGTAAACTTAGGTTATGTAATTAATGTGATTGAAGACCCCGCAGAACGGAGAGAAGCTTTAATCAATGCGTGGCAGTTGACCCAAAAGGTTTTAATTGTTTCTTCTTTGGTCTTAATTGACGATCGCGAACGGGGTCAGGTGGTCTATGGAGATGGGGTGATTACTCGTCGGAATACTTTCCAAAAATATTATGAGCAAGAAGAGTTAAAATTTTATATTGAACAAGTGCTAAATGCGGAAGCAATTCCCGCAGCTTTGGGGATTTATTTTGTGTTTCGTGACCCAGAAATGGCGCAACGAATTCGCGCTTATCGGTTTCGCAGTCGCACCACTACTCCGCGAATTTCTGCCTATTTGCGAAAGTTTGCGGACTATCAAGAAATGTTGCAACCTTTGATGGCTTTTGTGAGCGATCGCGGTAGGTTGCCAGTCAAAGGAGAGTTGCCAGAAGAAGCAGAAATTCTGGGAGTTTTTGGCACCCTACGGCGGGCATTTCAAATCATTATTCAAGCGACCAATTCAGCGGAATGGGATGCGATCGCGGAAAAACGCCGCAAAGATTTATTAACCTATTTAGCGGTAAGTAATTTTGGCAAAACCCAGAAATTTAATCAGTTTAATCCAGAAATTCAGGATGATATTAAATACTTCTTCGTATCTTATGCCAATGCTAAGGCGATCGCCGAACATATCATCTATAGTTTAAATGATATCAACCTAGTGCGTCAATGTTGCCAAAATAGTCAACTTGGCTATATTTCGGGCAATGGTTTTTATGTTCATATTAGTGCGATCGAGCAGTTAGAACCATTGCTGAGAATTTATGAAGGATTAGTCAGTCGGGTAATTGGTCGCATGGATGAAGCAACGGTGGTTAAATTTCATCTACATAGTTCCAAAATATCCTACTTATTTTATCCAGACTTTGACGAAAATCCTCATCCTATTTTACACCGACGGATGAAAATTAATTTAAAAAATTTAGAAGTGACTCACTATGATTATGAACATTTACCAAACCCTCTGATTCTAACGCGGAAAGATCGGTTAGTTTCCGCTGATTATCCCCTGTATGAGAAATTTAGATCCCTAACTCAACAAGAGGAAAACCGGGGACTGTTAGAGAATTCTGATCTAATGTATAAACGCCAACATTGGCAGAATATTCTGGAAAAAAATTGTGCGGAAATTCGCAAACATCGGGTATATTGGCGTCAAGATGCTGACCCGTATCAGGTGAAACTTTTAAAATCTCAGCAAAAAGCAAGGCAGCGAAAAAATCAGTCAATGAAATCAATAGAAAATAAAATTGACTGA
- a CDS encoding DNA modification methylase — protein sequence MHGQQLSLFPEVFPESTNPAIHERSSSFVDNMSLPVHRWFRYSAGFSAQWVEQEINIALQQGEVKLLDPFAGSGTTLIVGKRCGVASLGVEAHPFVAKIARAKLAYVESVEQFLETGKKIQSLAQKLPGSSFNYPPLIQKCYPPDILIQLDALKQAWQHLADGSPISELHWLAITAILRVSSPVGTATWQYVLPNQKKAKSLDPLVAYKKQIQNMAIDMGQTQGHPANVAAQLYQEDARFCPSIPNGWANFVLTSPPYTNNYDYADATRLEMSFWGEVERWKDLQQTVRKYLVRSCTQHIAGDREQLDDLLADLNLVPLLDEMGPICEQLAAERANHGGKKPYHLMIAAYFSDLAKVWHTLRLVTASPCRICFVVGDSAPYGVYVPVERWLGQLALAAGFQSYRFEKTRDRNIKWRNRKHSFPLHEGRLWVQS from the coding sequence ATGCATGGGCAACAATTATCTCTATTTCCAGAAGTATTCCCAGAATCGACAAATCCGGCCATCCATGAACGGAGTTCCTCCTTTGTAGATAATATGAGTTTGCCGGTTCACCGATGGTTTCGCTATTCAGCGGGTTTTTCGGCTCAATGGGTTGAGCAAGAAATTAACATTGCCTTGCAACAAGGTGAGGTGAAATTACTCGATCCTTTTGCCGGTTCTGGGACAACTTTAATTGTCGGAAAACGCTGCGGTGTTGCCTCGTTGGGAGTGGAAGCCCATCCATTTGTTGCCAAAATTGCTCGGGCAAAACTGGCTTATGTAGAGTCAGTAGAACAATTTCTAGAAACCGGAAAAAAAATACAGTCTCTTGCCCAAAAATTACCCGGTTCTTCCTTTAACTATCCGCCGCTGATTCAAAAGTGTTATCCCCCTGATATTTTAATTCAATTAGATGCTTTGAAACAAGCGTGGCAGCATCTGGCTGATGGCAGTCCCATCTCCGAATTACACTGGTTAGCGATTACCGCAATTCTGCGAGTCTCTTCCCCCGTGGGAACTGCCACTTGGCAATATGTATTACCAAATCAAAAAAAGGCCAAATCTTTAGATCCGCTGGTTGCATACAAAAAACAAATTCAAAATATGGCGATCGATATGGGGCAAACTCAGGGGCATCCGGCAAATGTCGCCGCACAATTGTATCAAGAAGATGCCAGATTTTGTCCCTCTATTCCGAATGGCTGGGCAAATTTTGTCCTGACTTCTCCTCCTTATACTAATAATTATGATTATGCGGATGCTACCCGTTTGGAAATGTCATTTTGGGGGGAAGTTGAGCGATGGAAAGACCTGCAACAAACGGTGAGAAAATATTTAGTTCGATCTTGTACTCAACATATTGCAGGCGATCGCGAACAGTTAGATGATTTACTGGCCGATCTTAACCTTGTACCGTTGCTTGATGAAATGGGGCCAATTTGTGAACAATTGGCGGCAGAACGCGCAAATCACGGGGGAAAAAAGCCTTATCATCTGATGATAGCGGCTTATTTTAGTGATTTAGCTAAAGTTTGGCATACGTTAAGGCTTGTCACCGCCAGTCCTTGCCGGATCTGTTTTGTGGTGGGTGACTCAGCACCTTATGGGGTTTATGTCCCAGTGGAACGGTGGCTGGGTCAATTGGCTTTGGCGGCAGGTTTTCAGTCTTATCGGTTTGAAAAGACGCGCGATCGCAATATTAAATGGCGTAATCGTAAGCATTCGTTTCCCCTGCATGAAGGACGGCTTTGGGTGCAAAGTTAA
- the pyrE gene encoding orotate phosphoribosyltransferase, whose product MTYSTDTPSTELNQVRAALLDLICQYAYKEGDFVLSSGQPSRYYINGKLVTLHPEGALATGRVLFAMLPTDTQAIAGLTLGADPIVSAVSIVSALEKRPIPALIIRKEAKGHGTMAYIEGPTPEPGAKIVVLEDVVTTGASAMKAVNRLKEAGYQVDRVISLVDRLQGGAELYQQEGLKFQAVFTITEIQERWRQISEN is encoded by the coding sequence ATGACTTATTCTACCGACACCCCATCCACTGAGTTAAATCAAGTTCGCGCTGCATTGCTTGATTTAATTTGCCAATATGCCTATAAAGAAGGAGACTTTGTCCTCTCTTCAGGACAACCCAGCCGTTACTATATCAACGGTAAACTGGTGACACTGCACCCGGAAGGGGCCTTAGCCACAGGTCGGGTATTGTTCGCTATGTTGCCCACGGATACCCAGGCGATCGCGGGGCTCACCCTGGGGGCCGATCCGATCGTCTCGGCGGTGAGTATCGTTTCTGCCTTGGAAAAACGGCCAATTCCCGCCTTAATTATCCGCAAAGAAGCCAAAGGACATGGCACAATGGCCTATATCGAAGGCCCAACCCCAGAACCAGGGGCAAAAATTGTGGTTTTAGAGGATGTGGTCACTACCGGCGCCTCCGCTATGAAAGCCGTTAATCGTCTGAAAGAAGCCGGTTATCAAGTCGATCGCGTGATTTCTTTGGTGGATCGACTGCAAGGAGGGGCCGAGTTATATCAACAAGAAGGGTTAAAGTTTCAAGCGGTATTTACGATTACGGAAATTCAAGAACGTTGGCGGCAAATTTCCGAGAATTAA
- a CDS encoding tRNA (guanine-N1)-methyltransferase yields the protein MSQDYTWQTEGKARFQVGHTFYRSASQVVRDLGVLAAKIYRQDTGSLRVLDAMAGCGVRSLRYWLESGADSIWANEGNPDNSDILRENLYEAIAQGACQLTHLDANRVFFDCYNQSNYYDVVDVDCFGSAVPYLSTSLWATKINGLLYITSTDGRTATGHLPEKSVRVYGACARSHPAAQEQALRLLIGSTLQQAATKGLGIQPIFALFAGQTYRVMLRLLPSESLTPENYGFLGYCHHCGDYQTVTWRQLGRVTCPHDGEPLTLSGPIWLGSLHDRPFLLKMQALAQEKAQATAQATAQENHWLKRIELLKILMEEAELPPYFYTLGEIGRRGKMDIPKRDRLIQGLQQQGYQATATHINPEGIKTDANLTTCIEIARDCQKD from the coding sequence TTGAGCCAAGATTATACATGGCAAACAGAAGGGAAAGCCCGTTTTCAAGTAGGCCATACTTTCTATCGTTCCGCGTCCCAAGTTGTGCGAGATTTAGGGGTTTTAGCCGCCAAAATTTATCGCCAAGATACGGGCAGTTTACGGGTATTGGATGCAATGGCCGGTTGTGGGGTGCGATCGCTCCGTTATTGGTTGGAAAGTGGGGCAGATAGTATCTGGGCTAACGAAGGAAACCCAGACAATAGCGACATTTTGCGGGAAAATCTCTATGAGGCGATCGCTCAAGGAGCCTGTCAACTGACCCACCTCGACGCCAACCGGGTATTTTTTGACTGCTACAATCAAAGTAACTATTACGATGTAGTAGACGTAGACTGCTTTGGGTCAGCGGTTCCCTACCTCAGTACCAGCTTATGGGCCACCAAGATTAACGGATTACTTTATATCACCAGTACGGACGGACGCACAGCCACCGGGCATTTACCAGAAAAAAGCGTTCGGGTTTACGGCGCCTGTGCGCGATCGCACCCAGCCGCCCAAGAACAAGCTTTACGTCTACTCATTGGCAGTACCTTACAACAAGCGGCGACCAAAGGATTGGGCATTCAGCCGATATTTGCCCTGTTTGCCGGTCAAACCTATCGGGTGATGCTGCGGTTACTGCCCTCAGAGTCTTTGACCCCCGAAAACTACGGATTTCTGGGTTATTGTCACCACTGCGGCGACTATCAAACCGTCACCTGGCGACAATTAGGGCGGGTCACTTGTCCCCATGACGGCGAACCCCTGACCCTAAGTGGGCCAATATGGTTGGGGTCGTTGCACGATCGCCCCTTTTTATTAAAAATGCAGGCTTTAGCCCAAGAAAAAGCCCAAGCAACAGCCCAAGCAACAGCCCAAGAAAACCACTGGTTAAAGCGAATTGAATTATTAAAAATTCTGATGGAAGAAGCAGAATTACCTCCTTATTTTTACACCCTGGGGGAAATTGGTCGCAGGGGAAAAATGGATATTCCCAAACGCGATCGACTAATCCAAGGTTTGCAACAACAAGGGTATCAAGCCACTGCCACTCATATTAATCCTGAAGGGATTAAAACTGATGCCAATTTAACCACTTGTATTGAAATTGCTCGTGACTGTCAAAAAGATTAA
- a CDS encoding WD40 repeat domain-containing protein, whose amino-acid sequence MNLKLFSGKLYSRYSGKFAATLLLGAIATVSAVNLHLFTTAPATLAQRRAPAELLRTIGDQRFAIFDLEFDPGSQRVLSGSIEDTVKYWGINTGDLTYTLSVHLADVTSIAVNNSTGIFASGSDDQTVNLWNINTGVLLYTLHGHTDKVKSVAMSPDGKIVASGSWDKTVRLWNAGDGTPKATLTGHEDGVHAVAFSPNGNIVASGDLKGVVKLWNVSTGQVVATIPAHSDWVSSLKFTPNGEFLVTGSFDKTVKVWNAQTGELVRTLSGHAFPVYDIAITPDGKTVASGSDDRTVKLWDIDTGRELQTLTGHEKSVFAIAISPNGQFLASGGNDNVIKIWRLAN is encoded by the coding sequence ATGAACTTAAAATTATTTTCTGGGAAGTTGTATTCTAGATATTCTGGGAAATTCGCCGCCACGCTTCTCTTGGGGGCGATCGCCACTGTTTCCGCCGTAAATTTACACTTATTTACCACTGCACCCGCCACCCTTGCCCAAAGAAGAGCGCCTGCTGAACTGCTGCGAACCATTGGCGATCAAAGATTTGCCATTTTTGACCTAGAATTCGACCCAGGTAGCCAACGGGTACTCAGTGGCAGCATTGAGGACACGGTGAAATATTGGGGTATCAACACCGGCGACTTAACCTATACTTTGTCGGTACATTTAGCGGACGTAACATCTATAGCTGTTAACAATAGCACCGGCATTTTTGCTAGTGGCAGCGACGATCAGACGGTCAACTTGTGGAACATCAACACGGGGGTATTGCTTTATACCCTTCATGGTCATACGGACAAAGTGAAGTCAGTAGCCATGAGTCCTGATGGCAAAATCGTCGCCAGTGGCAGTTGGGATAAGACGGTGCGACTGTGGAATGCCGGAGATGGCACGCCGAAAGCGACTCTCACGGGGCATGAAGATGGAGTTCATGCGGTGGCATTTAGTCCCAATGGCAATATTGTCGCCAGTGGGGATCTTAAGGGGGTGGTGAAATTATGGAATGTGTCTACAGGTCAAGTCGTGGCAACGATACCAGCGCACAGTGATTGGGTGAGTTCGCTGAAATTTACCCCCAATGGGGAATTTTTAGTCACCGGCAGCTTTGACAAAACGGTGAAAGTCTGGAACGCCCAAACCGGAGAACTGGTGCGGACTCTCAGTGGTCATGCTTTCCCAGTTTACGATATTGCCATTACTCCTGATGGCAAAACGGTGGCCAGTGGTAGCGATGACCGGACGGTGAAACTGTGGGATATTGATACAGGCAGAGAATTGCAAACCCTGACGGGACACGAGAAATCAGTATTCGCGATCGCGATTAGTCCCAATGGGCAATTTCTAGCCAGTGGTGGCAACGACAATGTAATTAAAATTTGGCGACTAGCAAATTAA